A region of Argentina anserina chromosome 5, drPotAnse1.1, whole genome shotgun sequence DNA encodes the following proteins:
- the LOC126793461 gene encoding transcription factor BIM1 isoform X2, protein MELPQPRPFGGGGTKPTHDFLSLYSTSDSTAQQDPRPPSQGGYLETHDFLQPLERMGKTCAKEETSVEIISPSRSSVEKPTWVAQRPTSVEHVLPGGIGTYSISHISYFNQRVPKPEENVFPVAPQASSTHERNDENSNCSSYAGSGFTLWDESAAKKGKTGKENVAERPGLREQWTSSERPSQSSSTNNRNCFSSQSSGQKNLSFMEMMKSAAKGCTPEDELDDEEEFSLKKEMSTTTTTATTPYNGELSVKVDVKSSDQKANTPRSKHSATEQRRRSKINDRFQMLREIIPHSDQKRDKASFLLEVIEYIQYLQEKVTKYEVPYQGWNQDPAKLMPWGNNHKLGESYCDQSRGVNGGSAPALVFAAAKFEEKSTSVSPTIPGSAQNPVESDTSTETTFRAKDHHGGITNKAIPYPLSMQSNFMTPVRSGTAAPPFPPRLPSDAETASSHPRSMFFPKSCTADAGGISDKLKEHELTIEGGRINISSVYSQGLLNTLTQALQDSGVDLSQASISVQIELGKQSCSRTAVPKSIVKENEILSMTPTNKHSRTSVGENSEQVQKKLRTGRN, encoded by the exons ATGGAGCTGCCTCAGCCCCGTCCGTTCGGAGGCGGAg GAACAAAACCAACGCATGATTTTCTCTCATTGTATAGCACCAGTGATTCCACTGCCCAACAAGATCCAAGGCCACCTTCTCAAG GAGGTTACCTTGAAACTCATGACTTCCTACAACCGCTTGAACGAATGGGAAAGACCTGTGCCAAAGAAGAAACCTCGGTTGAGATCATATCACCAAGTAGAAGCAGTGTTGAAAAGCCCACATGGGTGGCGCAACGGCCGACTTCTGTTGAGCACGTTCTTCCTGGTGGGATTGGGACTTACAGTATAAGCCACATTTCGTATTTTAATCAAAGGGTTCCAAAACCAGAGGAAAACGTATTCCCGGTTGCTCCTCAAGCAAGTAGTACTCATGAAAGGAATGATGAAAACTCAAACTGCAGTTCTTATGCTGGAAGTGGTTTCACTCTGTGGGACGAATCTGCAGCAAAGAAGGGAAAGACAGGGAAGGAGAATGTGGCAGAAAGACCAGGTTTACGAG AGCAATGGACATCGTCAGAGAGGCCATCACAGTCATCTTCGACTAATAACCGTAACTGCTTCAGCTCTCA GTCATCTGGGCAGAAGAACCTGAGCTTCATGGAGATGATGAAGTCTGCCGCCAAGGGTTGCACCCCGGAAGACGAacttgatgatgaggaagagtTTTCTCTGAAAAAGGAGATGTCCACTACTACAACCACAGCCACTACCCCCTATAACG GAGAGCTAAGCGTTAAAGTTGATGTTAAGAGCTCTGATCAGAAAGCGAACACTCCACGGTCCAAACATTCTGCCACTGAACAACGAAGGAGGAGTAAAATAAATGACAG GTTCCAAATGTTGAGAGAGATCATTCCTCATAGTGATCAAAAGAGAGACAAGGCATCATTTTTATTAGAG GTTATCGAATACATTCAGTATCTACAGGAAAAAGTAACCAAGTATGAGGTTCCATACCAAGGATGGAACCAAGATCCAGCAAAATTGATGCCTTGG GGAAACAATCACAAGCTTGGGGAAAGTTACTGTGATCAATCTCGAGGTGTGAATGGTGGATCTGCTCCTGCATTAGTGTTTGCTGCTGCAAAATTTGAGGAGAAAAGTACTTCGGTGTCTCCTACTATTCCTGGAAGTGCTCAGAACCCAGTAGAGTCTGATACAAGTACTGAAACTACATTCAGAGCCAAGGATCACCATGGCGGAATAACAAACAAGGCAATTCCCTATCCTCTATCAATGCAGTCGAACTTCATGACACCCGTCAGGAGTGGTACTGCAGCACCTCCATTTCCACCCAGATTGCCATCTGATGCAGAGACCGCATCATCTCATCCTCGCTCCATGTTTTTTCCAAAATCATGTACTGCTGATGCTGGTGGAATTAGTGATAAGCTAAAAGAACATGAACTTACAATTGAAGGCGGAAGAATTAACATCTCGAGTGTGTACTCTCAAGG gttattaaatactcttacACAAGCACTGCAGGACTCTGGTGTGGATTTGTCACAGGCAAGCATCTCTGTGCAAATCGAGCTTGGGAAGCAATCATGTAGTAGAACGGCTGTACCGAAATCCATTGTCAAG GAAAATGAGATTCTTTCCATGACTCCAACAAACAAGCACTCTAGAACTTCAGTCGGTGAAAACTCAGAACAAGTCCAAAAGAAGCTCAGGACAGGCAGAAACTAA
- the LOC126793461 gene encoding transcription factor BIM1 isoform X1 — protein sequence MELPQPRPFGGGGTKPTHDFLSLYSTSDSTAQQDPRPPSQGGYLETHDFLQPLERMGKTCAKEETSVEIISPSRSSVEKPTWVAQRPTSVEHVLPGGIGTYSISHISYFNQRVPKPEENVFPVAPQASSTHERNDENSNCSSYAGSGFTLWDESAAKKGKTGKENVAERPGLREQWTSSERPSQSSSTNNRNCFSSQSSGQKNLSFMEMMKSAAKGCTPEDELDDEEEFSLKKEMSTTTTTATTPYNGELSVKVDVKSSDQKANTPRSKHSATEQRRRSKINDRFQMLREIIPHSDQKRDKASFLLEVIEYIQYLQEKVTKYEVPYQGWNQDPAKLMPWHDIEQGNNHKLGESYCDQSRGVNGGSAPALVFAAAKFEEKSTSVSPTIPGSAQNPVESDTSTETTFRAKDHHGGITNKAIPYPLSMQSNFMTPVRSGTAAPPFPPRLPSDAETASSHPRSMFFPKSCTADAGGISDKLKEHELTIEGGRINISSVYSQGLLNTLTQALQDSGVDLSQASISVQIELGKQSCSRTAVPKSIVKENEILSMTPTNKHSRTSVGENSEQVQKKLRTGRN from the exons ATGGAGCTGCCTCAGCCCCGTCCGTTCGGAGGCGGAg GAACAAAACCAACGCATGATTTTCTCTCATTGTATAGCACCAGTGATTCCACTGCCCAACAAGATCCAAGGCCACCTTCTCAAG GAGGTTACCTTGAAACTCATGACTTCCTACAACCGCTTGAACGAATGGGAAAGACCTGTGCCAAAGAAGAAACCTCGGTTGAGATCATATCACCAAGTAGAAGCAGTGTTGAAAAGCCCACATGGGTGGCGCAACGGCCGACTTCTGTTGAGCACGTTCTTCCTGGTGGGATTGGGACTTACAGTATAAGCCACATTTCGTATTTTAATCAAAGGGTTCCAAAACCAGAGGAAAACGTATTCCCGGTTGCTCCTCAAGCAAGTAGTACTCATGAAAGGAATGATGAAAACTCAAACTGCAGTTCTTATGCTGGAAGTGGTTTCACTCTGTGGGACGAATCTGCAGCAAAGAAGGGAAAGACAGGGAAGGAGAATGTGGCAGAAAGACCAGGTTTACGAG AGCAATGGACATCGTCAGAGAGGCCATCACAGTCATCTTCGACTAATAACCGTAACTGCTTCAGCTCTCA GTCATCTGGGCAGAAGAACCTGAGCTTCATGGAGATGATGAAGTCTGCCGCCAAGGGTTGCACCCCGGAAGACGAacttgatgatgaggaagagtTTTCTCTGAAAAAGGAGATGTCCACTACTACAACCACAGCCACTACCCCCTATAACG GAGAGCTAAGCGTTAAAGTTGATGTTAAGAGCTCTGATCAGAAAGCGAACACTCCACGGTCCAAACATTCTGCCACTGAACAACGAAGGAGGAGTAAAATAAATGACAG GTTCCAAATGTTGAGAGAGATCATTCCTCATAGTGATCAAAAGAGAGACAAGGCATCATTTTTATTAGAG GTTATCGAATACATTCAGTATCTACAGGAAAAAGTAACCAAGTATGAGGTTCCATACCAAGGATGGAACCAAGATCCAGCAAAATTGATGCCTTGG catgatatcgAACAGGGAAACAATCACAAGCTTGGGGAAAGTTACTGTGATCAATCTCGAGGTGTGAATGGTGGATCTGCTCCTGCATTAGTGTTTGCTGCTGCAAAATTTGAGGAGAAAAGTACTTCGGTGTCTCCTACTATTCCTGGAAGTGCTCAGAACCCAGTAGAGTCTGATACAAGTACTGAAACTACATTCAGAGCCAAGGATCACCATGGCGGAATAACAAACAAGGCAATTCCCTATCCTCTATCAATGCAGTCGAACTTCATGACACCCGTCAGGAGTGGTACTGCAGCACCTCCATTTCCACCCAGATTGCCATCTGATGCAGAGACCGCATCATCTCATCCTCGCTCCATGTTTTTTCCAAAATCATGTACTGCTGATGCTGGTGGAATTAGTGATAAGCTAAAAGAACATGAACTTACAATTGAAGGCGGAAGAATTAACATCTCGAGTGTGTACTCTCAAGG gttattaaatactcttacACAAGCACTGCAGGACTCTGGTGTGGATTTGTCACAGGCAAGCATCTCTGTGCAAATCGAGCTTGGGAAGCAATCATGTAGTAGAACGGCTGTACCGAAATCCATTGTCAAG GAAAATGAGATTCTTTCCATGACTCCAACAAACAAGCACTCTAGAACTTCAGTCGGTGAAAACTCAGAACAAGTCCAAAAGAAGCTCAGGACAGGCAGAAACTAA